CTACCACCCAGCATCCGGCACCTGGGACACGCACGGGGACAACATCCCCCGTATGGCGGCATCTGGAACGGGTTACGCCCGCTGTTACCCACCTTCGATCATTTAGTGACCACGCTGGTAGCGGATTTGGAACAACGCGGGCAATTGGATCGCACGTTGGTGATTGCCATGGGCGAGTTTGGCCGAACACCGCAAACCGGCACGCAGGCCAGTAGCGATGGCCGCAATCATTGGCCGGTGGTGATGTCGATGCTGATGGCCGGCGGCGGCTTGCGACACGGCCAGGTCATCGGTGCAACCGAGAAAGACGGCGGCCACATTCTGGAACGTCCCGTGACACCGGGCGATCTCGCCGCGACGATGCTTCGCTATTTCGGCATGCCGCTGGACCTCACCTACCAGGACAATACCGGACGGCCGCGCATGGTGTTGGACCATGGCGAGCCACTTCGGGAAATGTGGTAAATTCTCATCGCTGATTCACTTCGACATCCGAAGAATCGATCCGTTCGCGCGAGTTTTGCGAAATTCGCGCGAACAAACGAATTCCTCTTGACTCCTTGCTTGACAGATCGTCTGGATTTCGGCAATCTGCATTTGTTCACGCGATCGACTCCCGATGCAATCCGGGACTCGGCCAATCGAATGATCCAATCAGGTAGCTGTTGGCAGTTCGGCTCAAGGAGTGTCAGGAATGACGTGGCGTAACCTTGCTGGTTTGGCTCTGTTCGGGATGATTCTTGCCCCCACCTCGGTGGTTGCCCAACCGGCGGGTGAACCCGGCGAGGGCGGTGGCGGCGTGTTGGCACAAATGATGTCCCTCTCCAAGCCGGGGCCGATGAAAGCGACCCTGCGCGACATTGCAACCATTGATATTCCCAAGGGATATCGCTTTGTTCCCGAATCGAACATGCGGGCCTTCAACTCGCTGTTCCAAAACACGACTTCGGGTAGCGAACTGGGCGCGATTCTGCCCGACCCCAAGGAAACCTTCTGGTTCCTGGTGTTCGATTGGACTGGCGATGGCTACGTCAAAGACGATGAACGCGACAAGCTCGACGCCGCCGCCATTCTGAAATCCCGTCAAGAAATGCAAGAAGCCGACAACAACAACCGCGCCAAACAAGGCTGGGCCAAGTTGGAAATCCCCGGCTGGTCCAAAGAGCCGTTCTACGATCCGGAAACCAACAACCTCACCTGGGGTCTGCGGGTGCGGGATCTCGGTGCCCCGGTTTCGGAAGAATCGGTGAACTACGAATCGAAGCTGCTTGGTCGTCGGGGCTACGTTTCGGCGGTGCTCGTCGGGTCGGCCGAAGAAGTCAACCAAGCGATTCCGGCCTACAAATCGCTGCTCAAGAACTTCTCGTACAACGGTGGCCAACGCTACACCGACTTCCAATCGGGCGATAAAATCGCCGAGTATGGATTGACCGCGCTGGCAGCGGGTGGGATTCTGGCACTGGCCGCCAAGAGCGGGCTGCTGGGCAAACTGCTCAAGCCGTTGATTGCCGTGGGTGTCCTCATCATCGCGGGCATCAGTAGCGTGTTTAAGAAGATTTTTGGCGGCGGAAACCGAGACGCCTAATCGCGTCGATGATGGAAGTTCCGGCTCACCGATTTTCAGACTGACTTTGCCAACGGAGTCGAGAGCGATTCGCTCTTGACTCCGTTGTTGCATCCTTCAAGGACGAGTGTATGAGCGATGTCGAACAGATTCTCCTCGTCGTCGGATTCTTCTATCTGATCGAAGGTCTCTATTGGGCCCGACTGACCGGGGTAGTTTTCGTCGCACAATGCTTCAATTCGGCTCGTCCCAAGGTCGCGGTGCGTCATTCGTGGTTGGTCAACGAATCGGGCGGATTGTTGTTCGGCAACCTGCTCCCATTGGGTTGGTCCACTGCCGCTCAGCCGTTGCCATTCGCCATTTCTCCAATTGGAATCACCGCATTCGTTCGTGGCGGCTACCCAGACGACATCCGCGACGCTCGTCCCGATCGCTGCATTCGCTGGGATGAAATTCAATCGATCGAAGCCGACACGATTCGCATTCGCATCAACGGTCGCTTGTTCGCAACCGTCGGCTCCCCCACTCTGGCGAAGCTCCTGGTCGCACACTTGGAGCAGCTTCGCATCACGCCGGAGGCCGAGCGCGAAGCCCGCATTCAGGAATTCCTGGGCGGATTTTGTAGCGTCCCCATCGTCCGGCAAAAAGCCCGCGAACTCTGGCGAGAAACTCGCTTTCTGCGAATTCTCGCGCTCAGCATGTTCGTCTTTGGCTTTGTCGTCATCCCCATTCGCATCTACGGCAAAGATTCCATCAATTGGCTGCAAATGGCCTGGGTGTATCTGGCGATTCTGCTCGCAACGATGCTGGAATTCTTCATCGTTCACCGCCGATTGCGACGCAAACACGGGGCCGATCGCTCCAAGCAGCTTTGGACAATGTTGATTTCCCCGGCGGATACCATGCACGCGGCGGATCATCTGATGCGGGAAGTGCTGGAAGAATCGCACCCGCTCGCCGTCGGTGCTGTGGCGTGTCGCCCGGCCGCCGCAGCGGAGTTGGCCCGACAAATCCTGCTGGATTTACGACACCCGCGAGCGCAAGTGGAAGCCCCATCAGGAGATGCCGCGGAAATCGAACAGTGGTATTCCACCCGACTCGAAGGTTGGCTGCTGGCCGCCACTCGCGATGCCGGTCACGATCCCGCCACGTTGCTGACTCCACCCGCGAAATCCGATTCGCAGACCGTCGCCTATTGCGAACGCTGCTGGGGCCAATACGTGCAGGCCGACGCCCGATGCACCCGCTGCGAACGCCGACTGATTCCATTTGGCGAAACGCCGCCGACCGCCCCGGAACTGCCGCCCATCCCCGCATCGATCCAGCCATCCGCCCCCGCTCCGGCATCCGCTGCGGATCCAAAGCCCGAGCCGAAGTCCGCTCCCGAATCGTCCCCCGTCGCTGCACCGGCGTCGGCATCGCCATCGGCACCGGCACCGGCATCGCCGCCCACAGTTGGTTCGGGCACCGCTGCCGGTTCGTCGGCAACCGCCGCTCCACATAACCCGAATAAATCGAACAAATCGAAGAAGAAAAAGAAGAACCGATAAGCTCCGCGAACTTTCCGACTGACCACCACCAACGCAAGCGGCCCAAGCGAGGATTGCTCCCTGCTTGGGCCGATGTCGATTCAATCTTGCGGAAATCGGTTAATTTCGTCCCGGCACGCCTTGCACCTTCGGCGGCGGTCCGGTCACGATCGGCAAGTTGAACGGCGGAAGCTCGTTGTTGCCCGTCTTCACGATCGCATTCAGCTTCGAGTGATACAGATCGTACCACCCCCAGAGCCGTTCTTCGGACATTTCGCCCCGTTCCTTGGATTCATCCGGTGGCCAGTTGAGCAACACCTGATAATTCCCTTCCGGAGCGCCGTCCCCTTGCTTGTAGGTGGTCAACTCGAAGTACCCGCCGGCATCGGTCACGCCTCGCGGATTCATCGCTCCGTCAACCGGAGTGGTTCCGCCCGTCGGCATGAAAAAGACATTCACACCGACTGCGGGCTTGCCACCGTACATAATTTTGCCACGCACGGGATAAACGGGCTGGGGGGCATCCGCAGAATCACCGCCACACCCAACCAGCAGGAGCATGGAACACGCCAATCCCGTGGCTGCAATCCATCGTTGCATGATTGGCCTCTTAGAAATCGGAGACAATATCTTCACCCGAGCGGGTCAACAGCTTCACCATGATGCGAATATCCAGCGAGTTGCGAATAAATCGCACCGAGCCATCCGCCAGGATGTGATTCGCTCCACCCGTATGGAAACTGTAGACTTCGTTATTATTCGAGCAGTTGGTATGGCACGGTCCGGGGCTGGTCAAACCGTCGTTGGTGTAACCGTGAATGATATAGGCATTGTCATAATCGGCCCAGCCGCCGTCGGTTTGCGTTCCGGCGCTGGTCATCCGGCCAGCCTCCCAACGATCGGGACGCCCGGCATCTTCGGAGACCAAAATCGTATTGGAAGTGCCGTCCCGAATTTCCGGGATGGAAATCAACACGTTCGGCTGCAGCACCGAGTTGCGGTTAATCGTCGGATCGGCCAACCCCGCGCTTT
This DNA window, taken from Tuwongella immobilis, encodes the following:
- a CDS encoding DUF1501 domain-containing protein, translated to MTTLVADLEQRGQLDRTLVIAMGEFGRTPQTGTQASSDGRNHWPVVMSMLMAGGGLRHGQVIGATEKDGGHILERPVTPGDLAATMLRYFGMPLDLTYQDNTGRPRMVLDHGEPLREMW
- a CDS encoding DUF2167 domain-containing protein, with translation MTWRNLAGLALFGMILAPTSVVAQPAGEPGEGGGGVLAQMMSLSKPGPMKATLRDIATIDIPKGYRFVPESNMRAFNSLFQNTTSGSELGAILPDPKETFWFLVFDWTGDGYVKDDERDKLDAAAILKSRQEMQEADNNNRAKQGWAKLEIPGWSKEPFYDPETNNLTWGLRVRDLGAPVSEESVNYESKLLGRRGYVSAVLVGSAEEVNQAIPAYKSLLKNFSYNGGQRYTDFQSGDKIAEYGLTALAAGGILALAAKSGLLGKLLKPLIAVGVLIIAGISSVFKKIFGGGNRDA
- a CDS encoding peptidase associated/transthyretin-like domain-containing protein, with the protein product MQRWIAATGLACSMLLLVGCGGDSADAPQPVYPVRGKIMYGGKPAVGVNVFFMPTGGTTPVDGAMNPRGVTDAGGYFELTTYKQGDGAPEGNYQVLLNWPPDESKERGEMSEERLWGWYDLYHSKLNAIVKTGNNELPPFNLPIVTGPPPKVQGVPGRN